One Siniperca chuatsi isolate FFG_IHB_CAS linkage group LG8, ASM2008510v1, whole genome shotgun sequence DNA segment encodes these proteins:
- the tbc1d10c gene encoding ecotropic viral integration site 5 ortholog isoform X1, producing MLSPSCPAQKSLGEEDSSGSDAGSDVGLEPETDRFGFIVTNGSTAGSVGPPPELVRQREAKWINIIGQWDRILLKKTSKVKVQCQKGIPASLRAKCWPLLCGATDKMKLNENLYQSMDSQPALQSWVDVIERDLDRQFPFHEMFLSKDGHGQRGLFRVLKAYTQYQPEEGYCQAQGPVAAVLLMNMPAEEAFWCLVQISEQYLPGYYSSLLEGVLFDAAMLTWVLKRTCPAAHKHLQHHGVEPLMFATDWLMCLFTRHLPFNTLLRVWDLFFCYGVRVLLQVAVVLVRRVLGRAEQRKQCQGQMETLERLRGVREQVQEEDDAFIAEVCSVQLSARDLEKQTEKELEKWRKDRPSSTFDPRGRCQGYRMAWARSRQSEEERDRKERQKGNLSIPLARSASTLSLSPSLLHKRWRKGGKVNTGEWEGGGRVVRHLSMGAKEDWKSLTELNFKKVQGVQEEEDVVSEEHKKQSEPKLTGQTEQKELLEEPKKIQNIPTEQVEETVVVKEQIEQVETKITEKEESQLKETEESKMLSEQKEETNVETEPTQGPDKDQTVENILQPNEQTFHHKQGEELDSYSQSQVLEQSHQSEDQEIEDKDKNKETKKQVAESEHSAAVEENQTEIQKDAGADTNTEVEMEVGVHSNEEQIIQSDIKPEESTETENVQHTQVDTVTEVSETTGETSPGSETDSKVEASTVKDPTAETEAQKQQQEETDKSSPGDAFEGKCHSTESLAETDMKEEESHTQTETESDELAQTQEKVEENAATWDELEAEIVQIDSEQHTDSKTEAETITLRSPECIQPQERTDLAADTETEAEIPVASNIGTESSEAQCLEKECDAVASEPKQEIEKIILTADSETQVDNDQTQAEETPTQMNDETTDSIAPPQKEVTSTQAEEVNLTTERDGKTSSVEMNTSEEPEQPKIQDTVGAVEEEESTENIDENTYDVHNVGEDDVFMSTKPADSPNTDSNPQVQDKDSHLAKDQTEPNNSGLTQASGHRNSRTSGDLCVRKSSSSRGSRLGRRLSEDLFTMPQKTCQSQSIPNQPEVKHTESQSNPGAVNPTQTPPDVTQSAEVTKKTAVQQEQPQPRPQPQPDPPKRFGLFRRLRGEQPKKAMAKGTPKMQVPKILIQDFSDGTRMGKPIEEEGEEKVSSRERRRRRRERERREKEEERSRKKREKEAEKEKEQERRKPQTRGKSFQVQREKGSSDAPQPAKIGSQTLRYTASSAESYF from the exons ATGTTGAGTCCATCGTGTCCAGCCCAGAAGAGCCTCGGTGAAGAGGACAGCTCTGGATCTGATGCAGGGTCAGACGTAGGTCTGGAACCTGAGACAGACCGGTTCGGCTTCATTGTGACCAATGGATCCACAGCTGG GAGTGTGGGCCCACCCCCTGAGTTGGTCAGGCAGAGGGAGGCCAAATGGATAAACATCATTGGCCAATGGGATCGCATCTTGTTGAAGAAGACCAGTAAG GTCAAAGTGCAGTGTCAGAAAGGGATCCCAGCCTCACTCAGAGCCAAGTGCTGGCCTCTGCTGTGTGGAGCAACTGACAAGatgaaactaaatgaaaaccTCTACCAG TCTATGGACTCGCAGCCCGCTCTGCAGAGCTGGGTGGATGTGATCGAGAGAGACCTGGACCGACAGTTCCCTTTCCATGAAATGTTCCTTTCTAAGGATGGACATGG gcagcGTGGTTTGTTCCGGGTGTTGAAAGCCTACACTCAGTACCAACCAGAAGAGGGTTACTGCCAGGCACAGGGGCCTGTGGCTGCAGTGCTGCTAATGAACATGCCTGCTGAG GAGGCCTTCTGGTGTCTGGTGCAGATTAGTGAGCAATACCTGCCTGGATACTACAGCTCTCTGCTG GAGGGAGTCCTGTTTGACGCAGCCATGCTGACCTGGGTCTTGAAAAGGACGTGTCCAgctgcacacaaacacctgcagcACCACGGAGTGGAGCCCCTCATGTTCGCCACCGACTGGCTGATGTGTCTCTTCACACGTCACCTGCCCTTCAACACACTGCTCCGAGTCTGGGACCTCTTTTTCTGCTATG GGGTGCGGGTGCTGCTGCAGGTGGCGGTGGTGCTGGTGCGTCGGGTGCTGGGCCGGGCTGAGCAGAGGAAGCAGTGTCAGGGCCAGATGGAGACTCTGGAGAGGCTGAGGGGCGTCAGGGAGCAGGTCCAAGAGGAAGATGACGCCTTCATAGCAGAG GTGTGCTCGGTGCAGCTGTCAGCCAGAGATCTGGAGAAGCAAACGGAGAAGGAGTTAGAAAAGTGGAGGAAAGACAGACCCTCATCCACCTTTGACCCCCGAGGTCGTTGCCAGGGATACCGAATGGCGTGGGCGAGGTCACGACAGAGCGAGGAAGAACGggacaggaaagagagacagaaagggaacCTGTCCATCCCTCTCGCTCGCTCGGCCTCCACTCTCTcgctgtctccctccctccttcacaAGAGGTGGAGGAAAGGGGGAAAGGTTAACACAGGCGAATGGGAAGGCGGTGGCAGAGTTGTAAGGCATCTCTCaatgggagcaaaggaggactGGAAGAGCTTGACTGAGTTAAATTTTAAGAAGGTGCAGGGagttcaggaggaggaggacgtaGTTTCAGAGGAACATAAAAAACAGAGTGAGCCAAAACTAACAGGACAAACTGAACAGAAAGAACTTTTAGAAGAACCTAAAAAGATCCAAAACATACCAACAGAGCAGGTAGAAGAAACAGTCGTAGTAAAAGAACAGATTGAACAAGTGGAAACAAAAATCACTGAAAAGGAGGAAAGCCAActcaaagagacagaggaaagcaAAATGCTTTCAgagcagaaagaagaaacaaatgtgGAGACAGAACCAACCCAAGGTCCAGACAAAGATCAgactgttgaaaatattcttcAGCCCAATGAACAAACCTTTCACCACAAACAAGGAGAGGAGCTGGACTCTTACAGCCAGTCACAAGTCCTGGAACAGAGTCACCAAAGTGAGGACCAGGAAATTgaggacaaagacaaaaataaagagacCAAAAAACAAGTTGCAGAAAGTGAACATTCAGCTGCTGTGGAGGAAAATCAGACTGAGATACAGAAAGATGCTGGAGCAGATACAAACACAGAGGTGGAGATGGAAGTAGGTGTACACTCAAATGAGGAACAGATCATTCAGTCTGACATAAAACCAGAGGAGAGcacagaaactgaaaatgtacaacATACGCAGGTGGACACAGTCACAGAAGTCTCAGAAACAACAGGTGAGACAAGCCCAGGCTCAGAGACGGACAGTAAAGTCGAAGCTTCAACTGTCAAAGATCctacagcagagacagaggcacAAAAGCAACAGCaagaagagacagacaaaagctCACCGGGAGATGCATTTGAAGGAAAATGCCACAGCACTGAGTCATTAGCAGAAACAGACATGAAAGAAGAAGAGTCCCACAcccaaacagagacagaaagtgatGAACTGGCACAGACTCAAGAAAAAGTAGAGGAAAATGCAGCCACATGGGACGAATTGGAGGCTGAAATAGTACAAATAGATTCAGAACAACACACAGATTCAAAGACAGAAGCAGAAACAATAACACTGCGTTCACCTGAATGCATCCAACCACAAGAAAGGACTGATTTAGCAGCCGATACAGAGACTGAAGCAGAAATACCAGTTGCAAGCAACATAGGGACTGAGTCAAGTGAAGCTCAATGTTTAGAGAAAGAGTGTGACGCAGTAGCATCTGAACCTAAACAGGAAATAgaaaaaatcattttgactGCAGACTCAGAGACACAGGTTGACAATGATCAAACACAGGCAGAGGAAACACCAACTCAGATGAATGATGAGACTACTGACTCCATAGCACCTCCACAGAAGGAGGTGACTTCAACACAGGCTGAAGAAGTGAATCTCACCACAGAGCGTGATGGGAAGACGAGTTCAGTAGAAATGAATACCTCTGAGGAACCTgaacaaccaaagatccaggaCACTGTGGGTGCtgtggaagaggaagaaagcaCAGAAAATATTGATGAAAACACGTACGACGTACACAACGTAGGAGAGGACGACGTCTTCATGTCTACTAAACCAGCAGACTCTCCAAATACTGACAGTAACCCACAAGTCCAAGACAAAGATTCTCACCTTGCCAAAGACCAGACTGAGCCGAATAACAGCGGCCTGACACAAGCTTCTGGGCATCGCAACAGCCGAACTTCTGGGGATTTATGCGTCCGCAAGTCATCCAGCTCCCGTGGATCCAGGTTAGGACGTAGACTCTCTGAAGATCTCTTCACCATGCCACAGAAAACTTGCCAATCACAATCTATCCCTAATCAGCCAGAAGTTAAACACACCGAATCACAGTCCAATCCTGGAGCTGTAAACCCGACCCAAACTCCTCCTGATGTAACTCAGTCTGCAGAAGTGACCAAGAAGACAGCGGTACAGCAGGAGCAGCCACAGCCGCGGCCGCAGCCGCAGCCCGACCCCCCTAAACGTTTTGGACTCTTCCGCAGACTGAGAGGAGAGCAGCCCAAAAAGGCCATGGCAAAGGGGACACCCAAAATGCAAGTCCCCAAAATCTTGATTCAGGACTTCAGTGACGGAACAAGGATGGGGAAACCGAttgaggaagagggggaggagaaagTGAGCTCcagggaaaggaggaggaggcggagggaGCGCGAgagaagggagaaagaggaggagaggtcaagaaaaaagagagaaaaggaggcggagaaggagaaggagcaagagaggaggaaaccGCAGACGAGAGGGAAAAGTTTCCAGGTGCAACGAGAGAAAGGGAGCAGTGATGCGCCTCAACCTGCAAAGATTGGATCACAGACGCTTAGATATACTGCTTCTTCTGCTGAATCTtacttttga
- the tbc1d10c gene encoding uncharacterized protein DDB_G0284459 isoform X2, whose protein sequence is MLSPSCPAQKSLGEEDSSGSDAGSDVGLEPETDRFGFIVTNGSTAGSVGPPPELVRQREAKWINIIGQWDRILLKKTSKVKVQCQKGIPASLRAKCWPLLCGATDKMKLNENLYQSMDSQPALQSWVDVIERDLDRQFPFHEMFLSKDGHGQRGLFRVLKAYTQYQPEEGYCQAQGPVAAVLLMNMPAEEGVLFDAAMLTWVLKRTCPAAHKHLQHHGVEPLMFATDWLMCLFTRHLPFNTLLRVWDLFFCYGVRVLLQVAVVLVRRVLGRAEQRKQCQGQMETLERLRGVREQVQEEDDAFIAEVCSVQLSARDLEKQTEKELEKWRKDRPSSTFDPRGRCQGYRMAWARSRQSEEERDRKERQKGNLSIPLARSASTLSLSPSLLHKRWRKGGKVNTGEWEGGGRVVRHLSMGAKEDWKSLTELNFKKVQGVQEEEDVVSEEHKKQSEPKLTGQTEQKELLEEPKKIQNIPTEQVEETVVVKEQIEQVETKITEKEESQLKETEESKMLSEQKEETNVETEPTQGPDKDQTVENILQPNEQTFHHKQGEELDSYSQSQVLEQSHQSEDQEIEDKDKNKETKKQVAESEHSAAVEENQTEIQKDAGADTNTEVEMEVGVHSNEEQIIQSDIKPEESTETENVQHTQVDTVTEVSETTGETSPGSETDSKVEASTVKDPTAETEAQKQQQEETDKSSPGDAFEGKCHSTESLAETDMKEEESHTQTETESDELAQTQEKVEENAATWDELEAEIVQIDSEQHTDSKTEAETITLRSPECIQPQERTDLAADTETEAEIPVASNIGTESSEAQCLEKECDAVASEPKQEIEKIILTADSETQVDNDQTQAEETPTQMNDETTDSIAPPQKEVTSTQAEEVNLTTERDGKTSSVEMNTSEEPEQPKIQDTVGAVEEEESTENIDENTYDVHNVGEDDVFMSTKPADSPNTDSNPQVQDKDSHLAKDQTEPNNSGLTQASGHRNSRTSGDLCVRKSSSSRGSRLGRRLSEDLFTMPQKTCQSQSIPNQPEVKHTESQSNPGAVNPTQTPPDVTQSAEVTKKTAVQQEQPQPRPQPQPDPPKRFGLFRRLRGEQPKKAMAKGTPKMQVPKILIQDFSDGTRMGKPIEEEGEEKVSSRERRRRRRERERREKEEERSRKKREKEAEKEKEQERRKPQTRGKSFQVQREKGSSDAPQPAKIGSQTLRYTASSAESYF, encoded by the exons ATGTTGAGTCCATCGTGTCCAGCCCAGAAGAGCCTCGGTGAAGAGGACAGCTCTGGATCTGATGCAGGGTCAGACGTAGGTCTGGAACCTGAGACAGACCGGTTCGGCTTCATTGTGACCAATGGATCCACAGCTGG GAGTGTGGGCCCACCCCCTGAGTTGGTCAGGCAGAGGGAGGCCAAATGGATAAACATCATTGGCCAATGGGATCGCATCTTGTTGAAGAAGACCAGTAAG GTCAAAGTGCAGTGTCAGAAAGGGATCCCAGCCTCACTCAGAGCCAAGTGCTGGCCTCTGCTGTGTGGAGCAACTGACAAGatgaaactaaatgaaaaccTCTACCAG TCTATGGACTCGCAGCCCGCTCTGCAGAGCTGGGTGGATGTGATCGAGAGAGACCTGGACCGACAGTTCCCTTTCCATGAAATGTTCCTTTCTAAGGATGGACATGG gcagcGTGGTTTGTTCCGGGTGTTGAAAGCCTACACTCAGTACCAACCAGAAGAGGGTTACTGCCAGGCACAGGGGCCTGTGGCTGCAGTGCTGCTAATGAACATGCCTGCTGAG GAGGGAGTCCTGTTTGACGCAGCCATGCTGACCTGGGTCTTGAAAAGGACGTGTCCAgctgcacacaaacacctgcagcACCACGGAGTGGAGCCCCTCATGTTCGCCACCGACTGGCTGATGTGTCTCTTCACACGTCACCTGCCCTTCAACACACTGCTCCGAGTCTGGGACCTCTTTTTCTGCTATG GGGTGCGGGTGCTGCTGCAGGTGGCGGTGGTGCTGGTGCGTCGGGTGCTGGGCCGGGCTGAGCAGAGGAAGCAGTGTCAGGGCCAGATGGAGACTCTGGAGAGGCTGAGGGGCGTCAGGGAGCAGGTCCAAGAGGAAGATGACGCCTTCATAGCAGAG GTGTGCTCGGTGCAGCTGTCAGCCAGAGATCTGGAGAAGCAAACGGAGAAGGAGTTAGAAAAGTGGAGGAAAGACAGACCCTCATCCACCTTTGACCCCCGAGGTCGTTGCCAGGGATACCGAATGGCGTGGGCGAGGTCACGACAGAGCGAGGAAGAACGggacaggaaagagagacagaaagggaacCTGTCCATCCCTCTCGCTCGCTCGGCCTCCACTCTCTcgctgtctccctccctccttcacaAGAGGTGGAGGAAAGGGGGAAAGGTTAACACAGGCGAATGGGAAGGCGGTGGCAGAGTTGTAAGGCATCTCTCaatgggagcaaaggaggactGGAAGAGCTTGACTGAGTTAAATTTTAAGAAGGTGCAGGGagttcaggaggaggaggacgtaGTTTCAGAGGAACATAAAAAACAGAGTGAGCCAAAACTAACAGGACAAACTGAACAGAAAGAACTTTTAGAAGAACCTAAAAAGATCCAAAACATACCAACAGAGCAGGTAGAAGAAACAGTCGTAGTAAAAGAACAGATTGAACAAGTGGAAACAAAAATCACTGAAAAGGAGGAAAGCCAActcaaagagacagaggaaagcaAAATGCTTTCAgagcagaaagaagaaacaaatgtgGAGACAGAACCAACCCAAGGTCCAGACAAAGATCAgactgttgaaaatattcttcAGCCCAATGAACAAACCTTTCACCACAAACAAGGAGAGGAGCTGGACTCTTACAGCCAGTCACAAGTCCTGGAACAGAGTCACCAAAGTGAGGACCAGGAAATTgaggacaaagacaaaaataaagagacCAAAAAACAAGTTGCAGAAAGTGAACATTCAGCTGCTGTGGAGGAAAATCAGACTGAGATACAGAAAGATGCTGGAGCAGATACAAACACAGAGGTGGAGATGGAAGTAGGTGTACACTCAAATGAGGAACAGATCATTCAGTCTGACATAAAACCAGAGGAGAGcacagaaactgaaaatgtacaacATACGCAGGTGGACACAGTCACAGAAGTCTCAGAAACAACAGGTGAGACAAGCCCAGGCTCAGAGACGGACAGTAAAGTCGAAGCTTCAACTGTCAAAGATCctacagcagagacagaggcacAAAAGCAACAGCaagaagagacagacaaaagctCACCGGGAGATGCATTTGAAGGAAAATGCCACAGCACTGAGTCATTAGCAGAAACAGACATGAAAGAAGAAGAGTCCCACAcccaaacagagacagaaagtgatGAACTGGCACAGACTCAAGAAAAAGTAGAGGAAAATGCAGCCACATGGGACGAATTGGAGGCTGAAATAGTACAAATAGATTCAGAACAACACACAGATTCAAAGACAGAAGCAGAAACAATAACACTGCGTTCACCTGAATGCATCCAACCACAAGAAAGGACTGATTTAGCAGCCGATACAGAGACTGAAGCAGAAATACCAGTTGCAAGCAACATAGGGACTGAGTCAAGTGAAGCTCAATGTTTAGAGAAAGAGTGTGACGCAGTAGCATCTGAACCTAAACAGGAAATAgaaaaaatcattttgactGCAGACTCAGAGACACAGGTTGACAATGATCAAACACAGGCAGAGGAAACACCAACTCAGATGAATGATGAGACTACTGACTCCATAGCACCTCCACAGAAGGAGGTGACTTCAACACAGGCTGAAGAAGTGAATCTCACCACAGAGCGTGATGGGAAGACGAGTTCAGTAGAAATGAATACCTCTGAGGAACCTgaacaaccaaagatccaggaCACTGTGGGTGCtgtggaagaggaagaaagcaCAGAAAATATTGATGAAAACACGTACGACGTACACAACGTAGGAGAGGACGACGTCTTCATGTCTACTAAACCAGCAGACTCTCCAAATACTGACAGTAACCCACAAGTCCAAGACAAAGATTCTCACCTTGCCAAAGACCAGACTGAGCCGAATAACAGCGGCCTGACACAAGCTTCTGGGCATCGCAACAGCCGAACTTCTGGGGATTTATGCGTCCGCAAGTCATCCAGCTCCCGTGGATCCAGGTTAGGACGTAGACTCTCTGAAGATCTCTTCACCATGCCACAGAAAACTTGCCAATCACAATCTATCCCTAATCAGCCAGAAGTTAAACACACCGAATCACAGTCCAATCCTGGAGCTGTAAACCCGACCCAAACTCCTCCTGATGTAACTCAGTCTGCAGAAGTGACCAAGAAGACAGCGGTACAGCAGGAGCAGCCACAGCCGCGGCCGCAGCCGCAGCCCGACCCCCCTAAACGTTTTGGACTCTTCCGCAGACTGAGAGGAGAGCAGCCCAAAAAGGCCATGGCAAAGGGGACACCCAAAATGCAAGTCCCCAAAATCTTGATTCAGGACTTCAGTGACGGAACAAGGATGGGGAAACCGAttgaggaagagggggaggagaaagTGAGCTCcagggaaaggaggaggaggcggagggaGCGCGAgagaagggagaaagaggaggagaggtcaagaaaaaagagagaaaaggaggcggagaaggagaaggagcaagagaggaggaaaccGCAGACGAGAGGGAAAAGTTTCCAGGTGCAACGAGAGAAAGGGAGCAGTGATGCGCCTCAACCTGCAAAGATTGGATCACAGACGCTTAGATATACTGCTTCTTCTGCTGAATCTtacttttga
- the tbc1d10c gene encoding uncharacterized protein DDB_G0284459 isoform X3, with product MLTWVLKRTCPAAHKHLQHHGVEPLMFATDWLMCLFTRHLPFNTLLRVWDLFFCYGVRVLLQVAVVLVRRVLGRAEQRKQCQGQMETLERLRGVREQVQEEDDAFIAEVCSVQLSARDLEKQTEKELEKWRKDRPSSTFDPRGRCQGYRMAWARSRQSEEERDRKERQKGNLSIPLARSASTLSLSPSLLHKRWRKGGKVNTGEWEGGGRVVRHLSMGAKEDWKSLTELNFKKVQGVQEEEDVVSEEHKKQSEPKLTGQTEQKELLEEPKKIQNIPTEQVEETVVVKEQIEQVETKITEKEESQLKETEESKMLSEQKEETNVETEPTQGPDKDQTVENILQPNEQTFHHKQGEELDSYSQSQVLEQSHQSEDQEIEDKDKNKETKKQVAESEHSAAVEENQTEIQKDAGADTNTEVEMEVGVHSNEEQIIQSDIKPEESTETENVQHTQVDTVTEVSETTGETSPGSETDSKVEASTVKDPTAETEAQKQQQEETDKSSPGDAFEGKCHSTESLAETDMKEEESHTQTETESDELAQTQEKVEENAATWDELEAEIVQIDSEQHTDSKTEAETITLRSPECIQPQERTDLAADTETEAEIPVASNIGTESSEAQCLEKECDAVASEPKQEIEKIILTADSETQVDNDQTQAEETPTQMNDETTDSIAPPQKEVTSTQAEEVNLTTERDGKTSSVEMNTSEEPEQPKIQDTVGAVEEEESTENIDENTYDVHNVGEDDVFMSTKPADSPNTDSNPQVQDKDSHLAKDQTEPNNSGLTQASGHRNSRTSGDLCVRKSSSSRGSRLGRRLSEDLFTMPQKTCQSQSIPNQPEVKHTESQSNPGAVNPTQTPPDVTQSAEVTKKTAVQQEQPQPRPQPQPDPPKRFGLFRRLRGEQPKKAMAKGTPKMQVPKILIQDFSDGTRMGKPIEEEGEEKVSSRERRRRRRERERREKEEERSRKKREKEAEKEKEQERRKPQTRGKSFQVQREKGSSDAPQPAKIGSQTLRYTASSAESYF from the exons ATGCTGACCTGGGTCTTGAAAAGGACGTGTCCAgctgcacacaaacacctgcagcACCACGGAGTGGAGCCCCTCATGTTCGCCACCGACTGGCTGATGTGTCTCTTCACACGTCACCTGCCCTTCAACACACTGCTCCGAGTCTGGGACCTCTTTTTCTGCTATG GGGTGCGGGTGCTGCTGCAGGTGGCGGTGGTGCTGGTGCGTCGGGTGCTGGGCCGGGCTGAGCAGAGGAAGCAGTGTCAGGGCCAGATGGAGACTCTGGAGAGGCTGAGGGGCGTCAGGGAGCAGGTCCAAGAGGAAGATGACGCCTTCATAGCAGAG GTGTGCTCGGTGCAGCTGTCAGCCAGAGATCTGGAGAAGCAAACGGAGAAGGAGTTAGAAAAGTGGAGGAAAGACAGACCCTCATCCACCTTTGACCCCCGAGGTCGTTGCCAGGGATACCGAATGGCGTGGGCGAGGTCACGACAGAGCGAGGAAGAACGggacaggaaagagagacagaaagggaacCTGTCCATCCCTCTCGCTCGCTCGGCCTCCACTCTCTcgctgtctccctccctccttcacaAGAGGTGGAGGAAAGGGGGAAAGGTTAACACAGGCGAATGGGAAGGCGGTGGCAGAGTTGTAAGGCATCTCTCaatgggagcaaaggaggactGGAAGAGCTTGACTGAGTTAAATTTTAAGAAGGTGCAGGGagttcaggaggaggaggacgtaGTTTCAGAGGAACATAAAAAACAGAGTGAGCCAAAACTAACAGGACAAACTGAACAGAAAGAACTTTTAGAAGAACCTAAAAAGATCCAAAACATACCAACAGAGCAGGTAGAAGAAACAGTCGTAGTAAAAGAACAGATTGAACAAGTGGAAACAAAAATCACTGAAAAGGAGGAAAGCCAActcaaagagacagaggaaagcaAAATGCTTTCAgagcagaaagaagaaacaaatgtgGAGACAGAACCAACCCAAGGTCCAGACAAAGATCAgactgttgaaaatattcttcAGCCCAATGAACAAACCTTTCACCACAAACAAGGAGAGGAGCTGGACTCTTACAGCCAGTCACAAGTCCTGGAACAGAGTCACCAAAGTGAGGACCAGGAAATTgaggacaaagacaaaaataaagagacCAAAAAACAAGTTGCAGAAAGTGAACATTCAGCTGCTGTGGAGGAAAATCAGACTGAGATACAGAAAGATGCTGGAGCAGATACAAACACAGAGGTGGAGATGGAAGTAGGTGTACACTCAAATGAGGAACAGATCATTCAGTCTGACATAAAACCAGAGGAGAGcacagaaactgaaaatgtacaacATACGCAGGTGGACACAGTCACAGAAGTCTCAGAAACAACAGGTGAGACAAGCCCAGGCTCAGAGACGGACAGTAAAGTCGAAGCTTCAACTGTCAAAGATCctacagcagagacagaggcacAAAAGCAACAGCaagaagagacagacaaaagctCACCGGGAGATGCATTTGAAGGAAAATGCCACAGCACTGAGTCATTAGCAGAAACAGACATGAAAGAAGAAGAGTCCCACAcccaaacagagacagaaagtgatGAACTGGCACAGACTCAAGAAAAAGTAGAGGAAAATGCAGCCACATGGGACGAATTGGAGGCTGAAATAGTACAAATAGATTCAGAACAACACACAGATTCAAAGACAGAAGCAGAAACAATAACACTGCGTTCACCTGAATGCATCCAACCACAAGAAAGGACTGATTTAGCAGCCGATACAGAGACTGAAGCAGAAATACCAGTTGCAAGCAACATAGGGACTGAGTCAAGTGAAGCTCAATGTTTAGAGAAAGAGTGTGACGCAGTAGCATCTGAACCTAAACAGGAAATAgaaaaaatcattttgactGCAGACTCAGAGACACAGGTTGACAATGATCAAACACAGGCAGAGGAAACACCAACTCAGATGAATGATGAGACTACTGACTCCATAGCACCTCCACAGAAGGAGGTGACTTCAACACAGGCTGAAGAAGTGAATCTCACCACAGAGCGTGATGGGAAGACGAGTTCAGTAGAAATGAATACCTCTGAGGAACCTgaacaaccaaagatccaggaCACTGTGGGTGCtgtggaagaggaagaaagcaCAGAAAATATTGATGAAAACACGTACGACGTACACAACGTAGGAGAGGACGACGTCTTCATGTCTACTAAACCAGCAGACTCTCCAAATACTGACAGTAACCCACAAGTCCAAGACAAAGATTCTCACCTTGCCAAAGACCAGACTGAGCCGAATAACAGCGGCCTGACACAAGCTTCTGGGCATCGCAACAGCCGAACTTCTGGGGATTTATGCGTCCGCAAGTCATCCAGCTCCCGTGGATCCAGGTTAGGACGTAGACTCTCTGAAGATCTCTTCACCATGCCACAGAAAACTTGCCAATCACAATCTATCCCTAATCAGCCAGAAGTTAAACACACCGAATCACAGTCCAATCCTGGAGCTGTAAACCCGACCCAAACTCCTCCTGATGTAACTCAGTCTGCAGAAGTGACCAAGAAGACAGCGGTACAGCAGGAGCAGCCACAGCCGCGGCCGCAGCCGCAGCCCGACCCCCCTAAACGTTTTGGACTCTTCCGCAGACTGAGAGGAGAGCAGCCCAAAAAGGCCATGGCAAAGGGGACACCCAAAATGCAAGTCCCCAAAATCTTGATTCAGGACTTCAGTGACGGAACAAGGATGGGGAAACCGAttgaggaagagggggaggagaaagTGAGCTCcagggaaaggaggaggaggcggagggaGCGCGAgagaagggagaaagaggaggagaggtcaagaaaaaagagagaaaaggaggcggagaaggagaaggagcaagagaggaggaaaccGCAGACGAGAGGGAAAAGTTTCCAGGTGCAACGAGAGAAAGGGAGCAGTGATGCGCCTCAACCTGCAAAGATTGGATCACAGACGCTTAGATATACTGCTTCTTCTGCTGAATCTtacttttga